The genome window GAAGATATATGCAATATAAGTGCTAGAATTATATCAAATAGAGCTAGTTATAGATTTAAATATGAACAAATTCAAAATATAATTCGTTTATTTGAAGGACTCGATAACTAAAATACAACTGAGATTTATAAGGAGGGGTTTAAATTGAGAGAAAAAGAAAGTATAAGAGAGTTAAAGGGGTATGAACCAAATCACGTAAACTGTAAAGTAAAACTTGATGCAAACGAAGGAAGTAGGAAGTTGTTTAAGTATCTTATTAAAGAGATTTCAGATAGTGATATAGATTTAAATTTATATCCTGAAGATTCTTATAGTGATTTAAAAGAATCTATAATAGATTACATAAGTATTTCTGGAGTAAGTAAGAAAAACCTTCTAGTAGGAAACGGTTCAAGTGAGATAATTGATTTAATAATACATACTTTTGTAGATAAAGATGAAGTAATATTGAGTTTCTCTCCAAGTTTTAGTATGTATTCTATATATAGTCAAATAAATGGTTCTAAATTTATAGGTGTTGAAAGTGATGAAAATTTAGTTATAAATATAGATAATGTAATTGAAAAAGTGAAGGAAAATAATCCAAAGATAGTAATTGTATGCAATCCTAATAATCCAACTGGAACAATACTAAAGAAGGACGATATAATAAAGCTTTTAGATTCAACTGATAGCCTAGTAGTTTTGGATGAAGCATATATGGATTTTGGTGAAGAAAGCATGTTGAGTGACGTTTTTAAATATGAAAATCTAATAGTTCTTAGAACTTTGTCAAAGGCATTTGGATTGGCTGGAATAAGAACAGGATATATGTTATCTAATAGTAGTTTAATAAATTCTGTTGAAAAGGTAAGACCTCCATATAATTTAAATTCATTATCAGATTTTATTGCTACAAGAGCACTTAGAAATAAAGATATAGTAAAGGATTATATAAAGGAAGTAAAAGAGGAAAGAGAAGTTTTATATAAAGAAATGCTTAGTATAGGAATTAGGGCATATAAATCACAAGCAAATTTTATATTATTTTATTCTGAAATCGAAAATTTATCACAAAAACTTATTGATAGAGGAGTTTTAATAAGAAAATTTGGTGGAAAGTTAGAAAATTATTATAGAGTTACAATTGGCGATAAAGAAGAAAATGATATATTTATAGATGCTATAAGAGACATTTTGGAAAAGGAGAAATAGGTATGAGAATTTGGAGGATAGAAAGAAATACTCTTGAAACACAGATTTCAGTGGAACTAAATGTTGATGGCTCTGGTAAATCTGAAATAGATACTGGAATAGGATTTTTAGACCATATGCTTACTTTAATGGCATTTCATGGCAAGTTCGATTTAAAAGTGCTTTGTAAAGGGGATACATATGTAGATGACCACCATAGTGTGGAAGATATAGGTATAGCTATAGGTGAAGCATTTAAAAATGCTCTAGGTGATAAAAAAGGAATAAGAAGATATTCTAATATCTATATACCTATGGATGAATCTCTATCAATGGTAGCAATAGATATAAGCAATAGACCATATCTTGTATTTAACGCTAAATTTGATACTCAAATGATTGGTAGTATGAGTACTCAATGTTTTAAAGAATTTTTCAGAGCTTTTGTAAATGAATCTAGAGTAACACTACATATTAATCTTTTATATGGAGAAAATGACCATCATAAGATAGAAAGTATCTTTAAAGCATTTGCAAGAGCTTTAAAAGAAGGTAGTGAAATAGTTTCTAATGAGATAGTATCTTCAAAGGGGGTTTTGTAGAATGAATATAATAGTAGACTATGGTCTTGGAAATATAGATTCTGTGTCTAGAGGTTTCAGAAAAGCTGGAATAGAAACTAAAATTTCTAGTGATATAAATGAGATAAAGAATGCTGATTCACTTATACTTCCAGGAGTTGGAGCTTTTAGAGATTCTATAAGTGCCTTAGATAAACTAGGCTTGATAACGATAATAAAACAACATGTTTCTAAGGGGAAATTTATGATAGGTATATGTTTAGGAATGCAGTTGCTTTATGAAAAAAGTTATGAGTATGGAGAATATGAAGGATTAGGGCTTATAAAAGGAAGTATTGATAAACTGGATATAAGTTTAAAAGTGCCACATATGGGATGGAATAATCTAAAATTTAGTAAGGCAAATGATGATATACTTAAGTATATAAACGAAGATGACTATGTATACTTTGTTCACTCATATTATGCAAATTCATCAAATGACGAACTAATTGCATTTTCAGAGTATGAAAAGAAAATTCCTGCTATTGTTAGAAAAGGTAATGTATATGGTATACAATTTCATCCTGAAAAAAGTGGAGAAGTAGGTTTAAATATATTAAGAGCATATGGGGAGATGATAAAATGATAATATTTCCAGCAATAGATATAAAAGATAATAAATGTATAAGACTCACTCAAGGAGAGTTTGACAAAGTAAATGTATATTATGATAATCCATTAGAAGTAGCATATAAATGGAAAAATGAAGGAGCAGAATACATACATATAGTAGATTTAAATGGAGCTAGAAGTGAATTTGGTGTAAATACCAAAATAATTGAGGATATAGCAAACAATATAGATATACCTATTCAAGTTGGTGGTGGAGTTAGAGATAAGGAAAAAGTCAAAAGTTTAATAAATGCTGGTGTTACTAGAGTGATATTAGGTAGTATAGCTATTGAAAATTTAAATTTGGTTGAAGAATTGGTCAATGAATATAAAAATAAAATTGTAGTTTCTATAGATGCTAAAGATGGAAAGGTAGCAGTTAGAGGTTGGGAAGTTTTAAGTAATGTAGACTCCTTAACATTATGTAAACAACTTGAAAAGATAGGTGTGCAAACTATTGTTTATACAGATATATCAAAAGATGGGATGTTGCAAGGTCCAAATTTTGATATATATGAAAAAATAGCAAAGGAAACGTCATTAAATGTTATTGCTTCTGGAGGAGTAACTTCTATAGAGGATGTAAAAAGACTGAAAGATATGAACTTATATGGTGCAATAATAGGTAAGGCACTTTATGATAAAAAGATAGATTTTAAGGAGGCACAACGATTATGCTTACTAGAAGAATAATACCTTGTCTAGATGTAAGAAATGGAAGAGTTGTAAAAGGAAAAAAATTCAAAGATATAGTAGATGTTGACAGTCCAGAAGTACTTGGAAAATTTTATAGTGATTGTGGCGCAGATGAACTTGTATTCTATGATATAACTGCATCAAATGAAGAGAGAAAGACATCCTTAGAATTTGTGACAAAAGTTGCAGAAAATATAAATATACCATTTTGTGTTGGTGGAGGAGTGAATAAATTAGAAGATTTTACTGATATTTTAAGAAAAGGTGCTGATAAAGTTTCTATAAATTCATCAGCAGTTAAAAATCCTGAATTAATAAGAGAAGCTTCATTAAAATTTGGAGCACAATGTGTTGTTTTATCGATAGATGCAAAGAAAAATGAAGAGGGTTCATGGAGTGTATATATCAAAGGTGGAAGAGAAAAGACTAATCTGGATGCAATTGAGTGGGCTGTTAAAGGCGTAGAACTTGGGGCAGGAGAAATTGTTGTAAATAGCATGGATGAAGATGGAATGAAAAATGGATACGATATAGAATTATTATCAAAAATAACTTCTTTAGTAAATGTACCTGTCATAGCATCTGGAGGTGCTGGAAAAATGGAAGATTTTTATGAGGCAGTTAAAAAGTCTGATGTAGATGGAATTTTAGCAGCATCTGTTTTTCATTTTGGTGAGATAAAAATAAATGATTTAAAGAAATATTTAAAAAGCATGGGTGTAGAAGTAAGATTATAAGTTAAATACCTAAAAGGAGATTAGAAAGATGGATAATAAATGTAACAATGTATACAGTGATGAAGTAGAAGAATTTATAAGAAGTGTAAAATTTGATGATAAAGGGTTAGTTCCTGTTGTTGTTCAAGAGGTAGTGAGTAAAGATGTACTGATGTTAGCATATATGAATAAAGATGCTATAAGGAGAACCTTAAAAGATAAAGTGGCTTGCTATTTTAGTAGAAGTAGACAAGAACTTTGGGTTAAAGGTGAGACGTCTGGTAATACTCAAAAAGTGGTTAAGATGTCTTATGATTGTGATGTAGATACTATACTACTTTTTGTTGAACAAACTGGTGTAGCTTGTCATACAGGAAATTATTCTTGTTTTTATAGAGATTTATTTGATGATACTGCTAAAATGGAGTTTGAAGTACAAAAAAATATATTGAAAGAATTATATGATTTAATTAATGAAAGAAAAAGTAATCCGGTTGAAGGTTCTTACACTAATTATCTTTTTGAAAAAGGTATAGATAAGATTCTTAAAAAAATAGGTGAAGAGAGCAGTGAGGTAATTATAGCATCAAAGAATACAGATAAAAGTGAACTCATTTATGAAATTAGCGATTTAGTATATCATACATTGGTTTTAATGATAGAAAAAGATGTTGAAATTGATGAAATAAAAAAAGAATTACTTAAAAGAAGAAAATAGAATAAGATAGATTGATGGAAAATAAGAAAATATACCGCTTTTAATAAAAAGTGGTATATTTTCTTATTTTATATTTTCGATTTATAGAATAATATTTAAATTACTTGCTAAAATTAACTATATATATAATTTATTAATAAAATAATTGTAGTACATTATTTATTTTAGAAAAAATATAATTATCTAATTATATTTAAGGATAATAATATGAAAATAATTTTTATATTAAAAATATGAATGAAAATCGTGGGTTTTATTAAAAAATATATTTATATTTCAACATATAAAAGGAGTTTTCAAACATAATATTTCATTTTTAAATAAAAAATAAAATATTAGTTTTGATTTCTGGTTTAAATTGGGTTATAATAAATTGTCAAATTATTTATTACTATAAAATAGACTATAAAACAAGCAAAAATCATACTATTATGTAAAAGACATTAAGAATAGAAAGTTACAGAAAGAAGTCAAAATGTTTTTGAAAAATAGTGAAATTTTATTGCAAAAAATTTAGAATGATTTCAACTTAATAGTTATAATGTATTTTTAGTGTTATAAATATACAATATATATTATACAGTATAAAAAATATATTTACTTTTACGAAATATTATTACATTTGGATTTATAATTTTTTAAAATATTTTGAACTAGAATAAAAGTAAAAGATTACAAAAGTTGAGTATAGTTTATTTTAATAGATAATAAAACTGTTTTTCTATAATATTGGCATAATATGTGATTATTTAACTATGAAATTAAAATTAAATAGGATTAAGTAGGAGGAAAAAATGGGAAGTAATGAACTAAAAAAGACTCTTGGCGTATCAGCAGCATTATCAACTGTTGTTGGTTCCGTTATAGGAGCTGGTGTGTTTTTTAAACCACAAGCAGTCTATACATTAACTGGAGGAGCTCCAGGTCTTGGTATATTGGCGTGGTTAATAGCTGGAATGATAACTATAACAGCTGGTCTTACAGCTGCAGAGGTATCAGTTGCGATACCAAAGACTGGTGGAATGATGGTATATATAAAAGAAATTTATGGAGAAAAATTAGGTTTTTTAACTGGATGGATGCAAACTGTATTATTCTATCCTGGGATGGTGGCAGCATTAGGTGTTATATTTGGAGAACAAGCATCAGCGCTAATTGGTAGTCCATCACTGTTACTTCCAATAGCAATTGGAATTATAGTAATAGTTGCAGGGCTTAATATGCTAGGTTCAAAAACTGGAGGAGTTATACAGACAGTTTCTACAATTTGTAAATTAATACCACTTATTTTAATAATGATTGTTGGATTTATTAAAGGTGGTGGAGATAATCCAATACTTACACCTATAGTTGGTGAAGGATTAAGTCTAGGGAGTGTATTAGGTCAAGTTTTAATTGCTATATTATTTGCATTTGATGGATGGATGAATGTTGGGACTTTAGCTGGAGAAATGAAGAATCCTGGAAAAGACCTTCCAAAAGCTATAATAGGTGGATTATCAGTTGTTATGGCTGTTTATTTTATAATAAACTTAGCATATCTTTGGGTATTACCAGCTAATGAATTAGCAAATTATGCTTCTCCTGCATCAGCAGTTGCTGAAGTTATATTTGGTTCAATAGGTGGAAAAATAATATCCGTAGGTATATTAATTTCAGTGTTCGGAGCATTAA of Clostridioides sp. ES-S-0054-01 contains these proteins:
- the hisC gene encoding histidinol-phosphate transaminase; translated protein: MREKESIRELKGYEPNHVNCKVKLDANEGSRKLFKYLIKEISDSDIDLNLYPEDSYSDLKESIIDYISISGVSKKNLLVGNGSSEIIDLIIHTFVDKDEVILSFSPSFSMYSIYSQINGSKFIGVESDENLVINIDNVIEKVKENNPKIVIVCNPNNPTGTILKKDDIIKLLDSTDSLVVLDEAYMDFGEESMLSDVFKYENLIVLRTLSKAFGLAGIRTGYMLSNSSLINSVEKVRPPYNLNSLSDFIATRALRNKDIVKDYIKEVKEEREVLYKEMLSIGIRAYKSQANFILFYSEIENLSQKLIDRGVLIRKFGGKLENYYRVTIGDKEENDIFIDAIRDILEKEK
- the hisA gene encoding 1-(5-phosphoribosyl)-5-[(5-phosphoribosylamino)methylideneamino]imidazole-4-carboxamide isomerase; translated protein: MIIFPAIDIKDNKCIRLTQGEFDKVNVYYDNPLEVAYKWKNEGAEYIHIVDLNGARSEFGVNTKIIEDIANNIDIPIQVGGGVRDKEKVKSLINAGVTRVILGSIAIENLNLVEELVNEYKNKIVVSIDAKDGKVAVRGWEVLSNVDSLTLCKQLEKIGVQTIVYTDISKDGMLQGPNFDIYEKIAKETSLNVIASGGVTSIEDVKRLKDMNLYGAIIGKALYDKKIDFKEAQRLCLLEE
- a CDS encoding amino acid permease, whose protein sequence is MGSNELKKTLGVSAALSTVVGSVIGAGVFFKPQAVYTLTGGAPGLGILAWLIAGMITITAGLTAAEVSVAIPKTGGMMVYIKEIYGEKLGFLTGWMQTVLFYPGMVAALGVIFGEQASALIGSPSLLLPIAIGIIVIVAGLNMLGSKTGGVIQTVSTICKLIPLILIMIVGFIKGGGDNPILTPIVGEGLSLGSVLGQVLIAILFAFDGWMNVGTLAGEMKNPGKDLPKAIIGGLSVVMAVYFIINLAYLWVLPANELANYASPASAVAEVIFGSIGGKIISVGILISVFGALNGFLLTGSRVAYTLATDKTLPKYSIFSKLNSAQVPANAITLVSVIASIYALSGQFNLLTDLAVFATWIFYVLTFIGVMKLRKTHPDIPREYKVPLYPIVPIIAIASGIFVVVNQLCFAGMKTTMISIGGLIITVIGLPVYAYMTKGIKR
- the hisH gene encoding imidazole glycerol phosphate synthase subunit HisH; its protein translation is MNIIVDYGLGNIDSVSRGFRKAGIETKISSDINEIKNADSLILPGVGAFRDSISALDKLGLITIIKQHVSKGKFMIGICLGMQLLYEKSYEYGEYEGLGLIKGSIDKLDISLKVPHMGWNNLKFSKANDDILKYINEDDYVYFVHSYYANSSNDELIAFSEYEKKIPAIVRKGNVYGIQFHPEKSGEVGLNILRAYGEMIK
- the hisB gene encoding imidazoleglycerol-phosphate dehydratase HisB, encoding MRIWRIERNTLETQISVELNVDGSGKSEIDTGIGFLDHMLTLMAFHGKFDLKVLCKGDTYVDDHHSVEDIGIAIGEAFKNALGDKKGIRRYSNIYIPMDESLSMVAIDISNRPYLVFNAKFDTQMIGSMSTQCFKEFFRAFVNESRVTLHINLLYGENDHHKIESIFKAFARALKEGSEIVSNEIVSSKGVL
- a CDS encoding bifunctional phosphoribosyl-AMP cyclohydrolase/phosphoribosyl-ATP diphosphatase HisIE; translation: MDNKCNNVYSDEVEEFIRSVKFDDKGLVPVVVQEVVSKDVLMLAYMNKDAIRRTLKDKVACYFSRSRQELWVKGETSGNTQKVVKMSYDCDVDTILLFVEQTGVACHTGNYSCFYRDLFDDTAKMEFEVQKNILKELYDLINERKSNPVEGSYTNYLFEKGIDKILKKIGEESSEVIIASKNTDKSELIYEISDLVYHTLVLMIEKDVEIDEIKKELLKRRK
- the hisF gene encoding imidazole glycerol phosphate synthase subunit HisF, which encodes MLTRRIIPCLDVRNGRVVKGKKFKDIVDVDSPEVLGKFYSDCGADELVFYDITASNEERKTSLEFVTKVAENINIPFCVGGGVNKLEDFTDILRKGADKVSINSSAVKNPELIREASLKFGAQCVVLSIDAKKNEEGSWSVYIKGGREKTNLDAIEWAVKGVELGAGEIVVNSMDEDGMKNGYDIELLSKITSLVNVPVIASGGAGKMEDFYEAVKKSDVDGILAASVFHFGEIKINDLKKYLKSMGVEVRL